Genomic window (Nitrospirota bacterium):
TGCCCTTGCGAAACAGGTTCGAGCAGCAAGACATCGCGCGAAGGGAGCGTTATTTTCTTGCCGTCAACCTCGATCTCGATCATTCCCCGATGTGAACCGAGCACCGTACCGGTCTTGTTCGCTCTCACCAGCTTGATCCGGTCACCCTGGCGCAGATCAGGCATCGTTGCGGAAACAGTTTGGTGTTCCTGCTCAGCGGGCTGAAGTTTTCGCGCAAGATCCTCGACCTCTGAGGATGCCTTCCGTACCTCTGCCTGTTCCAGCACCGCCGACCGCGAAAGCTCCCGGAGCTTCAGGCGCAGGGAGGACAACACCTCCCGCGCTTCTTCTTTTGTCTTTGCTTTTACAGCACGGGCCTCTTCTTTCGCCGCCCGGAGCAGGGCCTCTGCCTCGCTCCGCTCCTGTTTTGCCGCCCTGCGGTCCTGTTCAAGCCGTTCCCGCTCTGATGCGAGCAGATGGGTGTCGTCCTCCACCTGTTTGAGCAGTGTCTCAAGCCTGATATCGTCGTCGCTGATCCGGGCCCGTGCGCGGTCGATCACGTCGTCGGGAATACCAAGTCTGGTCGCCATATCCAGACCGTAACTCCTGCCGGGCCTGCCGGGAATGAGCCGGTACGTGGGCTTGAGCGTCCGGGGATCGAACTCCATGGCCGCGTTCACGGCGCCGCTTGTCTGCGAGCCAAAAAGCTTGAGCGCGTTGTGATGCGTGGTCACCAGGGAGATACAACCGCGCCCGATCAGGCCCTCGAGCACTGCCGCGCCGAGTCCCGCGCCCTCGTTCGGGTCCGTGCCGGACCCGAGCTCGTCCAGAAGCACGAGGGAATCCCGGTCCGCCTCGCGGAGGATGTCGGCGATCTGCTTCACATGGGACGAAAAGGTGCTCAGGTCCTGTTCCAGGCTCTGCTCATCGCCGATATCGGCGAACACCGAGCCGAAGCACGGCAGTTCGCTTCCTTCTCCTGCGGTCACCGGCATGCCGGATTGCGCCATGAGGGAAAGGAGTCCCACCATCTTCAGGATCACCGTTTTGCCTCCGGCGTTCGGGCCGCTCAGGATCAGTGCGTGGTCGCTGCTGCTCAGCTCTATGTCGTTCGTGATAACGCTCTTGTTGCCGATGGCGTTTTTGAACTTGACGGCCAGAAGAGGGTGACGCGCTGCCCGAAGCACGATGGTTCGATCTGCCGATAGTGCCGGCACGGTCCCCTCATACTCGATCCCGAACCGGGCCCTGGCGTACACCGCGTCGATCCCGGCAAGTGCCTCGATCGTGTCCTTGATCGTATCCGCCTCTTGGGTCATGAGGGAGGTCAGTTCCCGCAGGATGCGATCAACTTCTTCACGCTCATCCATGCGGAGCTCGGCAAGACGATTGTTCTGTTCCAGGATCTCGAGGGGCTCGACAAAG
Coding sequences:
- a CDS encoding endonuclease MutS2 — encoded protein: MNDHTLRVLEYDKVAGVVSGFAASEAGRDAVLAFLPAVDAVIVESRLQETSEFIHLLRSNEVPPLDGILNVKAAVQKLGVAGSMLSPLELVNMATTLGAGRRTKNFFHRFEGKGTGAKPQAPLLCAQAAKIQPLKQIEDAVFSAIDDKAEVKDSASPELRKVRKQIVRTREDILGRMSGILQESGFQKVIQEPVITLRDDRYVLPLKPNFRQSLKGIVHGQSGSRSTLFVEPLEILEQNNRLAELRMDEREEVDRILRELTSLMTQEADTIKDTIEALAGIDAVYARARFGIEYEGTVPALSADRTIVLRAARHPLLAVKFKNAIGNKSVITNDIELSSSDHALILSGPNAGGKTVILKMVGLLSLMAQSGMPVTAGEGSELPCFGSVFADIGDEQSLEQDLSTFSSHVKQIADILREADRDSLVLLDELGSGTDPNEGAGLGAAVLEGLIGRGCISLVTTHHNALKLFGSQTSGAVNAAMEFDPRTLKPTYRLIPGRPGRSYGLDMATRLGIPDDVIDRARARISDDDIRLETLLKQVEDDTHLLASERERLEQDRRAAKQERSEAEALLRAAKEEARAVKAKTKEEAREVLSSLRLKLRELSRSAVLEQAEVRKASSEVEDLARKLQPAEQEHQTVSATMPDLRQGDRIKLVRANKTGTVLGSHRGMIEIEVDGKKITLPSRDVLLLEPVSQGQTAGRVPGWGTELHEEEGPPRDYARLNLLGLRVNEALDEVDRFLDHASTRGLSVLTIIHGLGTGALKTAVTKFLKNHPLITAIRPGEPAEGGAGVTVAELKK